From a single Notolabrus celidotus isolate fNotCel1 chromosome 7, fNotCel1.pri, whole genome shotgun sequence genomic region:
- the fgfbp2b gene encoding fibroblast growth factor-binding protein 2b, with protein MRVRMRMLLLCLAAAICVSNAQTNNSNNDNRQQQQQQQQQQQQQQQRSIWDEPIRFSTKSKDTCTMVVSGAGDYTRLRVSCKGPSQGQTAGRSYYCDFQGKPNLCRAYNLNPRHYFTQMMWDMRKLSHACQGPKIYRSQMCKKYPDEAQMTFLAAWPKTTTPKPSKPVQERKPVVPAQAKPATTPKPVKPQPVKPQPGKGPQNKKTTPKPGKTTTRPTDQSDSKASRIASEYCWKSFHGVCSYFISWFQN; from the coding sequence ATGAGAGTCAGGATGAGGATGTTGCTGCTGTGTCTGGCAGCAGCTATTTGTGTGTCAAACGCTCAgaccaacaacagcaacaatgacaacaggcagcagcagcaacagcagcagcaacagcagcagcagcagcagcaacgcAGCATCTGGGACGAGCCCATCAGATTCAGCACCAAGTCCAAAGACACCTGCACCATGGTGGTTTCTGGAGCCGGGGACTACACTCGCCTGCGTGTCTCATGCAAAGGTCCAAGCCAGGGCCAGACCGCCGGGCGCTCCTACTACTGTGACTTCCAGGGCAAACCCAACCTGTGCCGTGCCTACAACCTCAACCCTCGCCACTACTTCACCCAGATGATGTGGGACATGAGGAAGCTGAGCCACGCCTGCCAGGGACCCAAAATCTACCGCTCGCAGATGTGCAAGAAGTACCCTGACGAGGCCCAGATGACCTTCCTTGCCGCCTGGCCCAAGACCACCACCCCCAAGCCTTCCAAGCCCGTCCAGGAGCGTAAACCAGTGGTCCCTGCTCAGGCTAAGCCTGCCACTACTCCTAAACCTGTCAAGCCACAGCCCGTCAAACCTCAGCCAGGCAAGGGCCCCCAGAACAAGAAGACCACCCCCAAACCTGGGAAGACCACTACTCGTCCCACAGACCAGAGTGATTCCAAAGCATCCCGCATCGCCTCTGAGTACTGCTGGAAGAGCTTCCATGGAGTCTGCAGCTACTTCATCAGCTGGTTCCAAAACTGA